In the genome of Coregonus clupeaformis isolate EN_2021a chromosome 1, ASM2061545v1, whole genome shotgun sequence, one region contains:
- the LOC121584479 gene encoding hemoglobin subunit beta-2-like produces the protein MVEWTDEERAAISDIFSKLDYDEVGQKCLSRCLIVYPWTQRYFGAFGNLYNAEAIMNNPLIAKHGTTVLRGLERALNNMDDIKNTYAELSVLHSEKLHVDPDNFKLLSDCLTIVIAAKMGTTFTPEYQASFQKFLSVVVSALGKQYH, from the exons ATGGTTGAGTGGACAGATGAAGAGCGCGCAGCCATCTCCGACATCTTCTCCAAGCTAGACTATGACGAAGTTGGCCAAAAGTGCCTGTCAAG GTGTCTGATCGTGTACCCCTGGACCCAGAGGTACTTCGGGGCCTTCGGCAACCTGTACAACGCAGAGGCCATCATGAACAACCCTCTGATCGCTAAGCACGGTACCACGGTGCTGCGCGGTCTGGAGAGAGCTCTGAATAACATGGACGACATAAAGAACACCTACGCGGAGCTGAGCGTTCTGCACTCCGAGAAACTGCACGTGGATCCCGACAACTTCAAG ctgctgtctgactgtctgaccaTCGTCATCGCCGCTAAGATGGGCACCACCTTCACCCCCGAGTATCAGGCATCCTTCCAGAAGTTCTTGTCTGTGGTGGTTTCTGCTCTGGGCAAGCAGTACCACTAG